A region of Ornithodoros turicata isolate Travis chromosome 5, ASM3712646v1, whole genome shotgun sequence DNA encodes the following proteins:
- the LOC135395686 gene encoding uncharacterized protein K02A2.6-like, whose translation MAEVAVVNKEAETIIEYETAKELGIIKIVLQVKEQPAQEPQQKFPERIPLHLRQAVERKINQLEEGDIIEKVSGPTPWGSPLVILPKPGADDIRLCIDMREPNKAIKRERHVMPTVDDIISVVSGAKVFSKMNLRDGYHQLELAEESRGITTFPAHCGLFRYKRLNFGISSAAEVFQEVIRQITNGVKGVINGFVQVGPPIQLKRNWKKVEEAGWVAQPGQSHSPKDDDITLEPHKSTFSNVTH comes from the exons ATGGCGGAAGTGGCTGTAGTAAACAAAGAAGCTGAAACCATCATCGAGTACGAGACAGCAAAAGAACTAGGGATCATAAAAATAGTCTTGCAAGTCAAGGAACAGCCAGCACAGGAACCACAGCAGAAGTTCCCTGA GCGAATACCACTCCACCTACGACAGGCAGTCGAACGCAAGATAAATCAACTTGAGGAAGGTGACATAATCGAAAAGGTGTCAGGACCTACGCCTTGGGGGTCCCCGTTGGTGATATTGCCAAAACCGGGAGCTGACGACATCAGGTTGTGCATAGATATGAGAGAGCCCAACAAGGCCATAAAGCGTGAAAGACACGTGATGCCAACCGTAGATGATATCATTAGTGTTGTGAGCGGAGCAAAGGTATTTTCAAAAATGAACCTGCGAGACGGGTACCATCAACTGGAGCTAGCTGAAGAATCCAGAGGAATAACTACTTTTCCCGCCCACTGTGGACTGTTCCGCTATAAGAGACTAAACTTTGGCATCTCATCAGCAGCCGAGGTATTCCAGGAAGTGATCCGCCAGATCACAAATGGAGTAAAAGGTGTCATAAAT GGCTTTGTCCAGGTTGGGCCACCCATCCAGCTGAAAAGGAATTGgaagaaagtggaagaagcTGGATGGGTGGCCCAACCTGGACAAAGCCACTCCCCCAAGGACGATGACATCACACTTGAACCTCACAAGTCAACATTCTCGAACGTGACCCATTGA